One segment of Pseudoalteromonas rubra DNA contains the following:
- the mtnA gene encoding S-methyl-5-thioribose-1-phosphate isomerase — protein MKELVARSLKYQAGRVQVLDQYLLPHEETWHHCTSVAQMTSLILTLKVRGAPLIGLAASLLVAYLAEQGHSKTQLSEAIDELEATRPTAVNLMHCMARLRTALQQQDFALAVVTEAERLFEEDCALCDRMATLGAQLVEPSDNILTHCNTGALATAGVGTALGVIHHAARQHADIHIWVDETRPLLQGGRLTAYELARWQIPYTLICDNMAASLMAAGKVDKIFVGADRIAANGDFANKVGTYNLAVLAHYHKIPFYVVAPVTTLDIGCASGAEIPIEQRAESEVTGVSGSFGHCQWAPVQAQVYNPAFDVTPAELITAWVLDTGVYYPQDVAAGVLGTV, from the coding sequence GTGAAAGAGCTAGTTGCGCGGAGTTTGAAGTATCAGGCTGGTAGGGTTCAGGTGCTGGACCAGTATTTACTGCCACATGAGGAGACATGGCATCATTGCACCAGTGTGGCGCAAATGACGTCGCTGATCCTGACGCTGAAAGTGCGTGGCGCTCCTTTGATTGGTTTAGCAGCGAGTCTGCTGGTTGCTTACCTGGCGGAGCAGGGTCACAGTAAAACTCAGCTTAGTGAGGCAATTGACGAGCTGGAAGCCACCCGCCCGACGGCAGTGAATCTGATGCACTGCATGGCGAGGCTGCGCACTGCCTTGCAACAGCAAGACTTTGCCCTGGCTGTGGTGACGGAGGCGGAGCGATTGTTTGAAGAAGACTGTGCACTGTGCGACAGAATGGCCACATTGGGTGCGCAGCTGGTCGAACCCTCAGATAATATTCTGACACATTGCAACACCGGCGCGCTGGCCACTGCTGGGGTGGGCACCGCTTTGGGCGTGATCCATCATGCTGCCCGTCAGCATGCGGACATCCATATCTGGGTTGATGAGACCCGGCCATTATTGCAAGGAGGACGACTGACTGCATATGAGCTGGCGCGGTGGCAGATCCCTTATACCTTGATTTGTGACAATATGGCGGCCAGTCTGATGGCAGCAGGCAAGGTCGATAAAATTTTTGTCGGGGCTGATCGCATTGCTGCGAACGGCGACTTTGCCAATAAAGTGGGCACCTATAATTTGGCTGTGCTGGCCCACTATCATAAGATCCCTTTCTATGTCGTTGCCCCGGTAACAACTCTGGACATTGGCTGTGCCTCGGGCGCAGAGATCCCGATTGAACAGCGCGCTGAAAGCGAGGTGACTGGGGTGAGTGGCAGCTTTGGTCACTGTCAGTGGGCACCCGTACAGGCACAAGTGTATAACCCGGCTTTTGATGTCACACCAGCTGAGCTGATCACGGCCTGGGTACTGGATACGGGCGTGTATTATCCGCAGGACGTGGCGGCGGGCGTTTTAGGCACGGTATGA
- the mtnK gene encoding S-methyl-5-thioribose kinase, whose protein sequence is MSAYQAFDNDKAIEYINNLGGMFPPDAQLNCYEFGDGNLNLVFRVTDQHNHSVILKQALPYARCVGESWPLTLDRARIEASALRRHGEVCPTHTVRVLHHNSEQAVTILEDLGHLKILRSELNAGRTFANLGRDVARYLATTSFYHSDFYLTPANKKALIQSFTNPELCAITEELFFDDPYQDTERNHYPDALSKEVDKLRHNTALKLAIAQLKQRFLSSPQALLHGDAHSGSLFVDDTTTKFIDPEFAFFGPIGFDLGSFIGNLLLNFCAQHGRISEASKRRDMHTYLLRTIDICLGEFDYQWQTLCEQHGTDSTLQAPGYTALFLRDVLQDAIGYCGSEMIRRTIGLAHVSDLDEIEDEQARLLAQRLALEVGEQLILNARSCQSKDACYQLIISVLQ, encoded by the coding sequence ATGAGTGCTTATCAGGCGTTTGACAATGACAAGGCCATTGAATACATCAATAACCTGGGGGGGATGTTCCCACCAGACGCACAGCTGAACTGCTATGAGTTTGGCGATGGCAACCTGAACCTGGTTTTTCGGGTCACTGATCAACATAACCACAGCGTGATCCTTAAGCAGGCGTTACCCTACGCGCGCTGTGTCGGTGAAAGCTGGCCACTGACACTTGATCGGGCCCGCATTGAAGCCAGCGCCTTACGTCGCCATGGTGAGGTTTGTCCCACCCATACTGTCAGGGTATTGCACCACAACAGTGAGCAGGCAGTGACGATACTTGAAGATCTGGGTCATCTGAAAATCTTACGCAGTGAACTCAACGCCGGGCGTACTTTTGCCAATCTGGGTCGGGATGTGGCCCGCTATCTGGCCACAACCAGCTTTTATCACAGCGATTTCTACCTCACGCCTGCAAACAAGAAAGCCCTGATCCAGTCTTTTACCAACCCGGAATTGTGTGCCATCACAGAAGAGTTATTTTTTGACGACCCCTATCAGGATACCGAGCGTAACCACTATCCGGATGCGCTGAGCAAAGAGGTCGACAAGCTACGTCACAATACAGCATTAAAACTGGCCATTGCTCAGCTCAAGCAGCGTTTCTTGTCTTCTCCGCAAGCGTTACTGCATGGTGATGCACACAGTGGTAGCCTGTTTGTCGATGACACAACCACCAAGTTTATTGATCCGGAATTTGCCTTTTTTGGTCCCATTGGTTTCGATCTCGGCTCTTTTATCGGTAATTTGCTCCTCAATTTCTGTGCTCAGCATGGCCGTATCAGTGAAGCGTCAAAGCGTCGTGATATGCATACTTACTTGTTGCGCACCATAGATATCTGCCTGGGTGAATTTGACTATCAATGGCAGACGTTGTGCGAACAACATGGCACAGACAGTACATTGCAGGCACCTGGTTATACGGCATTGTTTCTGCGTGATGTATTACAAGACGCCATTGGGTATTGTGGCAGTGAGATGATCCGCCGCACCATCGGGCTTGCCCATGTCAGCGATTTGGATGAAATTGAAGATGAGCAGGCACGCCTGCTAGCACAGCGCCTGGCATTGGAGGTCGGTGAACAGCTGATCCTGAATGCCCGCAGCTGTCAAAGCAAAGACGCCTGCTATCAGTTGATCATCAGCGTCTTACAGTAA
- a CDS encoding 1,2-dihydroxy-3-keto-5-methylthiopentene dioxygenase — protein MSQLTIYHDQHPDNIEFHSDAHNQIAAQLAEVGVRFEQWQAAYEINQTTSHDDILDAYEQDINRLKTQDGYQTVDVISLPKGHPDAPVMRQKFLFEHTHSEDEVRFFVQGQGLFCLHIGERVYQVLCQQGDLISVPAMTPHWFDMGSDPQFTAIRLFNNEQGWVAQSTDSPIAERFPLLD, from the coding sequence ATGAGCCAATTGACCATTTACCATGATCAGCACCCGGATAACATTGAATTCCACAGTGATGCACACAACCAGATAGCCGCTCAGCTTGCTGAGGTGGGTGTCCGCTTCGAGCAATGGCAGGCCGCCTATGAGATTAACCAGACGACATCACATGATGACATTCTTGACGCATATGAGCAGGACATTAATCGCCTGAAAACACAGGATGGCTATCAGACTGTAGACGTGATCTCTTTGCCAAAAGGTCACCCCGACGCGCCCGTTATGCGTCAGAAGTTTCTGTTTGAGCACACCCATAGCGAAGATGAAGTACGTTTTTTTGTTCAGGGTCAGGGGCTATTTTGCCTGCATATTGGCGAACGGGTTTATCAGGTTCTTTGTCAGCAGGGCGATTTGATCTCAGTACCCGCGATGACACCTCACTGGTTTGATATGGGCAGCGACCCTCAGTTTACCGCAATTCGGCTGTTCAACAATGAACAGGGCTGGGTCGCACAAAGTACTGACAGCCCTATCGCCGAGCGCTTTCCGTTGCTGGATTAA